A genomic region of Pseudomonadota bacterium contains the following coding sequences:
- a CDS encoding NAD-glutamate dehydrogenase translates to MSESYTATVRRPTDIMTGVLEEIVAHAVALESGFTLPKAIDVASFVYRYYENAAPDDLRENDTEQLAAAALAHLQYVSHRRGQNPKFRVYAPNRTEHGWTTPAPRLVVELISDDMPFLVSTLALAVQQCGLSLRMTVHPVYEVERTAQGELVRFVSEEEEPPAGSHRESLVHMQLDRDADTRQLVTLLASISEGVGDLRLSIDDWRAMRDRLTDARDGLGSDAPPVPDQILQESLAFLQWMNRRNFTFLGYREYRLEDVDGNETLVPIESTGLGILRPDSRLSHRPPEFARVLRHHLRSREPLIITKADTVSTIHRAGRLDYIGVKQYDPAGRVVGEHRFLGLFTASVYYTDALAIPLVRLKMEQILQRAELTRASHAGRTLLHVLQTHPRDELLQASIEDLSRIANSIRNLQERQLTRLFIRRDLFRRFIACLVFIPREKFNTDVREKLEALMLEGLGGESLESQVTLSESALARVYTVVRIDPTQDGKIQLRWLQENIERVTKTWDDHLREALSERYGERRGIALTRRFASAFPAAYTEDAGAQTAADDIERMLALDSSKRNVDITLYRPADAPREHIHLKLIRPFSPISLSNVLPALENLALHVVSERPYKLELDDGKTCVWIQDFDMRCREAPERIEDVQDIFRDVARAVWRGAVENDGFNALVLRARLNWRDTALLRAYCRYLLQTGLPFSQSYMEEVLGEYAHLAAALVALFHARLDPAGRDEQAATEHAHTLEKALDGIASADEDRIVRAFYAVVMATLRTNFYQRGEDGKPLEYMSFKLDPAQIPDLPEPRPMFEIFVYSPRVEGVHLRTSKVARGGLRWSDRREDFRTEILGLMKAQKVKNTVIVPTGAKGGFVAKRLPEGDREALMAEGIACYRLFIRGLLDLTDNIVGGETVAPQDTVCLDEPDSYLVVAADKGTATFSDIANEVAASYRFWLGDAFASGGSVGYDHKKMGITARGAWEAVKRHFREEGVDTQREPFTVAAIGDMSGDVFGNGMLLSPHIRLQAAFNHLHIFLDPEPDAARSYAERERLFKLPRSTWEDYDQTLLSSGGGVFSRGSKSIRLPSEARAMLDLEDEELTPDALIRAILKMRVQLLWNGGIGTYVKASDESHVDAGDRTNDAVRVNAKDLRCKVVGEGGNLGLTQRARIEFAHAGGFINTDFIDNAGGVDCSDHEVNIKILLDLLVKEGDVSCSQREGVLAQMTDDVATLVLESNYRQTQAISLTELIASERFREHVHLMRSLERERELSRALEFLPDEEEVTARNKLGRGLTRPELSVLVSYAKMHLYGALIDSTAPEDPHLAEELKAYFPAQLVELAGARLTEHPLAREIIATQITNDLINRMGPTFAHRTMDDTGADAGAVAQAYAAALFSLDLRPVWSAVEALDNETHATTQYSMLLTITRVLRQSTYWLLERQRGELDIGRIIDRYHQGIRAVRDTLPKVLTQRERYAYDQAVQGYERLDVPVETARAMAALGPLPCAFDIVDIATEANMDVSAMSELYFQVGGLAGADWLRDAVEQLHIAGRWQAIARQSLRDTVYSLQAELVRHVVVNCGGDRLPCASALEQWGGRNRTGLARVQRIILEISESGEPDFSTLTVAAQEIRKLARL, encoded by the coding sequence ATGAGTGAGTCATACACCGCCACCGTAAGGCGTCCGACCGACATCATGACCGGCGTCTTGGAGGAGATCGTGGCTCACGCGGTCGCCCTCGAGTCAGGGTTCACCCTGCCGAAGGCGATCGACGTCGCTAGCTTCGTCTATCGCTACTACGAGAACGCCGCGCCCGACGACCTGCGCGAGAACGACACGGAGCAGCTCGCCGCCGCCGCCCTCGCTCACCTCCAGTACGTGAGCCATCGGCGAGGCCAGAACCCGAAGTTCCGCGTCTACGCCCCGAATCGCACGGAGCACGGCTGGACCACGCCCGCCCCACGCCTGGTGGTGGAGCTGATCAGCGACGATATGCCGTTTCTGGTCAGCACCCTGGCCCTCGCAGTGCAGCAGTGCGGCCTCAGCCTGCGTATGACCGTGCACCCGGTGTACGAGGTGGAGCGCACCGCCCAAGGCGAGCTGGTGCGCTTTGTTTCCGAGGAGGAGGAGCCGCCCGCCGGCAGCCATCGCGAATCCCTGGTGCACATGCAGCTCGATCGCGACGCGGACACCCGTCAGCTCGTGACCCTGCTCGCCAGCATCAGCGAGGGCGTGGGGGACCTGCGCCTGTCCATCGACGACTGGCGCGCCATGCGCGACCGCCTGACCGATGCGCGCGACGGCCTCGGAAGCGACGCGCCGCCGGTGCCGGACCAGATCCTGCAGGAGTCCCTCGCCTTCCTGCAGTGGATGAACCGGCGCAACTTCACCTTCCTCGGCTACCGTGAGTACCGCCTGGAGGACGTGGACGGCAACGAGACCCTGGTGCCGATCGAGTCGACGGGCCTCGGCATCCTGCGCCCGGATAGCCGCCTCAGCCACCGCCCGCCGGAGTTCGCTCGCGTGCTGCGCCATCACCTGCGCAGCCGCGAGCCCCTGATCATCACCAAGGCCGACACGGTCTCGACGATCCACCGCGCCGGACGCCTCGACTACATCGGTGTCAAACAGTACGACCCCGCCGGCCGCGTGGTGGGCGAGCATCGCTTCCTGGGCCTGTTCACCGCCTCCGTCTACTACACCGACGCCCTCGCCATCCCCCTCGTGCGCCTGAAGATGGAGCAGATCCTGCAGCGCGCAGAGCTCACCCGCGCGAGCCACGCGGGGCGCACGCTGCTGCACGTGCTGCAGACCCACCCGCGCGATGAGCTGCTACAGGCGAGCATCGAGGACCTCTCGCGGATAGCGAACAGTATTCGTAACTTGCAGGAACGTCAGCTGACGCGGCTGTTCATCCGCCGCGACTTGTTCCGCCGCTTTATCGCCTGCCTGGTGTTCATTCCGCGCGAGAAGTTCAACACGGACGTGCGCGAGAAGCTCGAGGCCTTGATGCTGGAGGGGCTCGGCGGCGAATCCCTGGAGTCTCAGGTCACCCTGTCCGAATCCGCCCTGGCCCGCGTCTACACGGTGGTGCGCATCGACCCCACCCAGGACGGCAAGATCCAGCTGCGCTGGCTGCAGGAGAACATCGAGCGCGTTACCAAAACCTGGGACGATCACCTGCGCGAAGCCCTGAGCGAGCGCTACGGCGAGCGGCGCGGCATCGCGCTGACCCGGCGCTTCGCCTCCGCGTTCCCGGCTGCCTACACGGAAGATGCCGGCGCGCAGACGGCCGCAGACGACATCGAGCGCATGCTGGCCCTCGACTCGAGCAAGCGCAACGTAGACATCACCTTGTATCGCCCGGCCGACGCCCCGCGTGAACACATCCACCTGAAGCTGATCCGTCCTTTCTCGCCGATCTCCCTGTCGAACGTGCTGCCGGCCCTCGAAAACCTGGCCCTGCACGTGGTGAGCGAACGTCCCTACAAACTAGAACTGGACGACGGCAAGACCTGCGTGTGGATCCAGGACTTCGACATGCGTTGCCGCGAGGCGCCCGAGCGCATCGAGGACGTGCAAGACATCTTCCGCGATGTCGCTCGCGCCGTGTGGCGCGGCGCGGTGGAGAACGACGGCTTCAACGCCCTGGTCCTGCGCGCGCGCCTGAATTGGCGTGACACCGCACTGCTGCGCGCCTATTGCCGCTATTTGCTGCAGACCGGCCTGCCCTTCAGCCAGAGCTACATGGAGGAGGTGCTCGGCGAGTACGCCCACCTGGCCGCCGCGCTCGTGGCCCTGTTCCACGCCCGCCTGGATCCGGCTGGGCGCGATGAGCAGGCCGCCACCGAGCACGCGCACACCCTGGAGAAGGCCCTCGACGGTATCGCGAGCGCCGATGAAGATCGCATCGTGCGCGCCTTCTACGCCGTGGTCATGGCCACTCTGCGCACGAACTTCTACCAGCGGGGCGAGGACGGTAAGCCCCTCGAGTACATGTCCTTCAAGCTCGATCCAGCGCAAATCCCGGACCTCCCCGAGCCGCGACCGATGTTCGAGATCTTCGTGTACTCCCCGCGCGTGGAGGGCGTGCACCTGCGCACGTCCAAGGTGGCTCGTGGGGGCCTGCGCTGGTCCGATCGCCGCGAGGACTTCCGCACCGAGATCCTGGGCCTGATGAAGGCGCAGAAGGTCAAGAATACGGTGATCGTGCCGACCGGTGCCAAAGGCGGTTTCGTCGCCAAGCGCCTGCCCGAGGGCGATCGCGAGGCGTTGATGGCCGAGGGCATCGCATGCTACCGGCTCTTTATCCGCGGCCTGCTCGACCTGACGGACAATATCGTCGGCGGCGAGACCGTCGCGCCGCAGGACACGGTGTGCCTCGACGAGCCCGACTCCTACCTGGTGGTGGCCGCCGACAAAGGCACGGCCACCTTCTCGGACATCGCCAATGAGGTGGCCGCGAGCTACCGGTTCTGGCTAGGCGATGCCTTCGCGTCCGGTGGCTCCGTCGGCTACGACCACAAGAAGATGGGCATCACGGCGCGCGGCGCCTGGGAAGCGGTCAAGCGCCACTTCCGTGAAGAGGGCGTGGACACGCAACGCGAGCCCTTCACCGTAGCGGCCATCGGCGACATGTCCGGCGACGTCTTCGGCAACGGCATGCTGCTGTCGCCACACATTCGCCTGCAGGCGGCCTTCAACCACTTGCACATCTTCCTCGACCCGGAGCCCGACGCGGCGCGCAGCTACGCCGAGCGCGAACGCCTGTTCAAGCTCCCCCGCTCCACCTGGGAGGACTACGACCAGACCCTGCTCTCGAGCGGCGGCGGTGTGTTCTCCCGCGGCTCGAAGTCGATCCGCCTGCCGAGCGAGGCCCGCGCCATGCTCGACCTGGAGGACGAGGAACTCACGCCCGATGCCCTGATTCGCGCCATCTTGAAGATGCGCGTGCAGTTGCTCTGGAACGGCGGCATCGGCACCTACGTGAAAGCCAGCGATGAGAGCCACGTGGATGCGGGCGATCGCACCAACGATGCGGTACGGGTGAACGCCAAGGATCTGCGCTGCAAGGTGGTGGGCGAAGGCGGCAACCTCGGCCTCACACAACGTGCGCGCATCGAATTCGCCCACGCGGGCGGCTTCATCAACACGGACTTCATCGATAACGCGGGCGGCGTCGACTGCTCGGACCACGAGGTCAACATCAAGATCCTCCTCGACCTCCTGGTGAAGGAAGGGGACGTGTCCTGCTCCCAGCGCGAGGGCGTGCTGGCGCAGATGACCGACGATGTCGCCACGCTGGTCCTCGAGAGCAACTACCGTCAGACCCAAGCCATCAGCTTGACGGAATTGATCGCCTCCGAGCGCTTCCGCGAGCACGTGCACCTGATGCGCAGTCTCGAGCGCGAGCGAGAACTCTCACGCGCCCTGGAATTCCTCCCGGATGAGGAAGAGGTGACTGCCCGCAACAAGCTGGGGCGCGGCCTGACCCGGCCGGAACTCTCCGTGCTGGTGTCCTACGCCAAGATGCACCTCTACGGCGCGTTGATCGACTCGACGGCCCCCGAAGATCCGCACCTGGCGGAGGAACTGAAGGCCTATTTCCCGGCGCAGCTGGTGGAGCTCGCGGGAGCACGGCTGACCGAACACCCCCTCGCCCGCGAAATCATCGCCACCCAGATCACCAACGACCTGATCAATCGCATGGGCCCCACCTTCGCCCATCGCACCATGGACGACACGGGCGCCGATGCCGGCGCCGTCGCCCAGGCCTACGCGGCGGCCTTGTTCAGCCTGGACCTGCGCCCGGTGTGGTCGGCGGTGGAGGCCCTCGATAACGAGACCCACGCCACCACCCAGTACTCGATGCTGCTCACCATCACCCGCGTGCTTCGCCAATCCACCTATTGGCTGCTCGAGCGGCAACGCGGTGAACTCGATATCGGCCGCATCATCGACCGCTACCACCAAGGCATCCGCGCCGTGCGCGACACCCTGCCCAAGGTGCTCACGCAACGGGAGCGCTACGCCTACGATCAAGCGGTTCAGGGCTACGAGCGACTGGACGTGCCCGTGGAGACGGCGCGCGCCATGGCAGCCCTGGGCCCCCTGCCCTGCGCGTTCGACATCGTGGACATCGCCACCGAAGCGAACATGGACGTCAGCGCAATGTCCGAGCTGTACTTCCAGGTGGGCGGCCTGGCCGGTGCTGACTGGCTGCGCGACGCAGTAGAGCAGCTGCACATCGCCGGGCGCTGGCAGGCGATCGCTCGCCAGAGCCTGCGCGACACCGTGTACTCGCTGCAGGCGGAACTGGTTCGCCACGTGGTGGTGAACTGCGGCGGTGATCGGCTGCCCTGCGCGAGCGCGCTGGAGCAGTGGGGCGGTCGCAATCGGACGGGCCTCGCCCGGGTGCAACGGATCATCCTCGAGATCAGCGAATCCGGCGAACCGGACTTCTCCACCCTGACGGTGGCCGCGCAGGAGATTCGAAAGCTGGCACGCCTGTAA
- a CDS encoding dihydrolipoamide acetyltransferase family protein gives MKTFNLPDLGEGLPEAEIVKWHVSEGDAITADSLMVSVETAKAVVDVPAPYTGTIAKLYAAEGEMVETGKPLVDFRLDGEAANDAPPAEAPEAEAARDDSATVVGNVPTSDEVVQETAVAGRGRRGARGRIKAMPSIRAEAARLGIDLTTVTATGRNGQITQTDLQRHAGAAPAPAASPAAAPPAPAAAPSLAPASGETVIDPLRGPRRAMTHSMTRSRNEVMECTIFDDADIHAWRPGEDITARVLRAIAAGVAAEPAMNAWYDGEQLTRTLHSRVDVAMAVDGPQGLIVPVIRGVDGKSALALREDVNRLKVATRERSISPDDMRDPTIMLSNFGMLAGRYATPVVVPPCVAILGTGGVRHDVVAVMGGIEAHRVIPLSLTFDHRACTGGEACRFLAGVIADLALAD, from the coding sequence GTGAAGACCTTCAATCTGCCGGACCTGGGCGAAGGCTTGCCCGAGGCCGAGATCGTGAAGTGGCACGTGAGTGAGGGCGATGCGATCACCGCCGACTCGCTGATGGTGTCGGTGGAGACGGCCAAGGCCGTGGTGGACGTGCCCGCGCCCTACACGGGCACGATCGCCAAGCTCTACGCGGCCGAGGGTGAGATGGTGGAGACCGGCAAGCCGCTGGTCGACTTCCGCCTCGACGGCGAAGCGGCCAACGATGCGCCGCCCGCCGAAGCACCCGAGGCCGAAGCGGCGCGCGATGACAGCGCGACGGTGGTCGGCAACGTGCCGACTAGCGATGAGGTGGTGCAGGAGACGGCCGTGGCCGGTCGCGGTCGCCGCGGCGCGCGCGGTCGGATCAAGGCGATGCCGTCGATCCGCGCCGAAGCCGCCCGCCTCGGTATCGACCTCACCACCGTCACCGCCACCGGGCGCAACGGCCAGATCACCCAGACCGACCTGCAACGCCACGCCGGCGCTGCACCGGCGCCGGCGGCCTCGCCTGCCGCCGCACCGCCCGCGCCGGCGGCCGCGCCGAGCCTCGCACCGGCGAGCGGCGAGACGGTGATCGATCCCCTGCGGGGCCCGCGTCGCGCCATGACCCACAGCATGACCCGCTCTCGCAACGAGGTCATGGAGTGCACGATCTTCGACGACGCCGACATCCACGCGTGGCGTCCGGGCGAGGACATCACCGCCCGCGTTCTGCGTGCGATCGCCGCCGGCGTTGCCGCCGAACCCGCCATGAACGCCTGGTACGACGGCGAGCAGCTCACCCGCACGCTGCACTCCCGCGTGGACGTGGCGATGGCGGTCGACGGGCCCCAGGGGCTCATCGTCCCGGTGATCCGCGGCGTCGATGGCAAGAGCGCGCTGGCACTGCGTGAGGACGTGAACCGCCTCAAGGTGGCCACCCGCGAGCGCAGCATCTCCCCCGACGACATGCGCGATCCCACGATCATGCTGTCGAACTTCGGCATGTTGGCCGGTCGCTACGCGACGCCGGTGGTGGTGCCGCCGTGCGTGGCCATCCTCGGCACCGGCGGCGTGCGTCACGATGTCGTCGCGGTGATGGGCGGTATCGAGGCACACCGGGTGATTCCCCTGTCGCTGACCTTCGATCACCGAGCCTGCACCGGCGGCGAAGCGTGCCGGTTCCTCGCCGGTGTGATCGCTGACCTGGCCCTGGCCGACTGA
- a CDS encoding alpha-ketoacid dehydrogenase subunit beta yields MARVTLIEALTMAMRHEMERDPSVLMLGEDVGVNGGVFRATAGLQQTFGKERVMDTPLAENMIAGMSVGMAAQGMRPVAEIQFTGFIYPAVDQLISHAGRLRHRTRGRLHCPMVLRAPYGGGIHAPEHHSESTEAMFAHMPGIRVVIPASPSRAYGLLLAAIRDPDPVVFLEPKRIYRAVKQEVEDNGEALPLDTCFILREGTDVTLVSWGAMTLETMKAAKQLEADGVSCEVIDLATISPMDTDTILESLDKTGRIVVVAEAPRTCGVASEIAALVAEEGIYSLKAPMRRVTGYDTVMPLFRREMDYLPSVERIVDAVRDTLED; encoded by the coding sequence ATGGCACGGGTAACCCTCATCGAAGCGCTCACCATGGCCATGCGCCACGAGATGGAGCGCGATCCCAGCGTGCTGATGCTGGGCGAAGACGTGGGCGTGAACGGCGGCGTATTCCGCGCCACCGCGGGCCTACAGCAAACATTCGGTAAGGAGCGCGTGATGGACACGCCCCTCGCCGAGAACATGATCGCCGGCATGTCCGTCGGCATGGCAGCCCAGGGCATGCGCCCGGTGGCGGAGATCCAGTTCACGGGCTTCATCTACCCCGCCGTGGACCAGCTGATCAGCCACGCCGGCCGCCTGCGCCACCGCACGCGCGGACGCCTGCACTGCCCGATGGTGCTGCGCGCGCCCTACGGCGGCGGCATCCACGCGCCGGAGCACCATTCGGAGAGCACCGAGGCGATGTTCGCCCACATGCCGGGCATCCGCGTGGTGATCCCCGCGTCCCCGTCACGCGCCTACGGCCTGCTGCTGGCCGCGATTCGCGACCCCGATCCAGTCGTGTTCCTGGAGCCGAAGCGCATCTACCGCGCCGTCAAGCAAGAGGTGGAGGACAACGGCGAGGCGCTGCCGCTGGACACCTGCTTCATCCTGCGCGAAGGCACGGACGTCACCCTGGTCAGCTGGGGTGCGATGACCCTCGAGACGATGAAAGCTGCCAAGCAACTCGAGGCAGACGGCGTGAGCTGTGAAGTGATCGACCTCGCCACCATTAGCCCGATGGACACGGACACGATCCTCGAGTCCCTGGACAAGACCGGGCGCATCGTCGTGGTGGCCGAAGCCCCGCGCACCTGCGGCGTGGCCTCGGAGATCGCCGCGCTGGTGGCCGAAGAGGGCATCTACTCGCTCAAGGCGCCGATGCGTCGGGTCACGGGTTACGACACGGTCATGCCACTGTTCCGGCGTGAGATGGATTACCTGCCGAGCGTCGAGCGAATCGTCGACGCCGTGCGCGATACGCTGGAGGACTAG
- the pdhA gene encoding pyruvate dehydrogenase (acetyl-transferring) E1 component subunit alpha yields the protein MKTIASYDVKYVQILDPDGNVNGPLPAFANDQDELMRLYRMMVLTRQFDTKAINLQRTGKLGTYASCLGHEAAHVGIGSAMEAEDVFAPMYREYGAQLWRGVKMSEVLQYWGGDERGNDFSGPRHDFPWCVPIATQCLHAAGAAMAFKLRREPRCAVAVIGDGGTSEGAFYEAMNLAGAQKLPVVFVVVNNKWAISVPIELQTAARTLAQKAFAAGIPGIQVDGNDVFAVREALGQALSRARRGEGASLVEAVTYRLSDHTTADDASRYRPPEEVEQAWKLEPLKRYRKFLENEGLLDESAEKAISEQCTREIESEVAVYLDTPMPTVDSMFDYMYETPPHSLVEQREYAKRYDRGESGGH from the coding sequence TTGAAGACCATCGCTTCCTACGACGTGAAGTATGTCCAGATCCTCGATCCGGACGGCAACGTAAACGGCCCCCTGCCCGCCTTCGCCAACGATCAAGACGAACTGATGCGCCTGTACCGAATGATGGTGCTGACCCGCCAGTTCGACACCAAGGCCATCAACCTGCAGCGCACGGGCAAGCTCGGCACCTACGCCTCCTGCCTCGGCCACGAAGCGGCCCACGTCGGCATTGGCTCGGCGATGGAAGCGGAAGATGTGTTCGCGCCCATGTACCGCGAGTACGGCGCTCAGCTGTGGCGCGGTGTAAAGATGTCGGAAGTGCTCCAGTACTGGGGCGGCGATGAGCGCGGTAACGACTTTTCCGGCCCGCGCCACGACTTTCCCTGGTGTGTGCCCATCGCCACCCAGTGCCTGCATGCCGCGGGTGCGGCCATGGCCTTCAAGCTGCGCCGCGAGCCGCGCTGTGCCGTCGCCGTGATCGGCGATGGCGGCACCTCCGAGGGCGCCTTCTACGAGGCCATGAACCTGGCCGGCGCGCAGAAGCTGCCCGTGGTGTTCGTGGTGGTGAACAACAAATGGGCCATCTCTGTGCCCATCGAGTTGCAGACCGCCGCTCGCACCCTGGCGCAAAAGGCCTTCGCCGCCGGCATCCCCGGCATCCAGGTGGACGGCAACGACGTCTTCGCCGTGCGCGAAGCCCTCGGCCAGGCCCTATCCCGCGCCCGTCGCGGCGAAGGCGCTTCTCTGGTGGAGGCGGTCACCTACCGCCTGAGCGACCACACCACGGCGGACGACGCCAGCCGCTACCGCCCACCGGAAGAGGTGGAGCAGGCCTGGAAGCTCGAGCCGCTCAAGCGCTACCGCAAGTTCCTCGAGAACGAGGGCCTGCTCGACGAGTCGGCCGAGAAGGCTATCAGCGAGCAGTGCACGCGGGAGATCGAGTCCGAGGTAGCCGTTTACCTCGACACGCCCATGCCCACGGTCGACTCCATGTTCGATTACATGTACGAGACCCCGCCCCACTCGCTGGTCGAGCAGCGCGAATACGCCAAGCGCTACGACCGCGGCGAAAGCGGAGGGCACTGA
- a CDS encoding tryptophan 2,3-dioxygenase family protein gives MTDSSPPDNGEDPQELEAGIERDLRDRLTYTGYLRLDLLLNAQLPLSDPQHHDEMLFIVQHQVSELWMKLILHELDAAIAHVAEDNPGPALKNLSRVVQVQRQLFNQWAVLETLTPSEYTEFRTVLGNSSGFQSAQFRALEFVLGRKRAAYLDVFRHDEPTHAELSARLAAPSLYDVYLHYLARRGHAIPKDVLERDLTEIHQADTRVVDVLETVYGARDEHWEAYEMSEKLVDVEHHFSLWRFRHMKTVERIIGFKRGTGGSSGVQYLRSGVDMRLFPELIDVRTRL, from the coding sequence ATGACCGATTCGTCGCCGCCAGACAACGGTGAAGACCCGCAGGAACTCGAAGCGGGCATCGAGCGCGACCTGCGCGATCGCCTCACCTACACGGGCTACCTGCGCCTGGATCTGCTGCTCAACGCGCAGCTGCCCCTGAGCGATCCCCAGCACCACGACGAGATGCTGTTCATCGTTCAGCACCAGGTGTCCGAGCTGTGGATGAAGCTGATCCTGCACGAGCTCGACGCCGCCATCGCCCATGTGGCCGAGGACAACCCCGGCCCCGCGCTGAAGAACCTCTCGCGCGTGGTCCAGGTGCAGCGCCAGCTGTTCAACCAATGGGCCGTGCTGGAGACCCTCACGCCCTCCGAGTACACGGAGTTCCGCACGGTCCTCGGCAACTCGTCAGGGTTCCAATCGGCGCAGTTCCGGGCCCTGGAGTTCGTCCTCGGGCGCAAGCGTGCGGCCTACCTCGACGTGTTCCGTCACGACGAGCCGACCCACGCCGAGCTCAGTGCGCGCCTCGCGGCACCGTCGCTCTACGACGTGTACCTGCACTACCTGGCCCGTCGCGGTCACGCGATCCCCAAGGACGTGCTCGAGCGTGACCTCACCGAGATCCACCAGGCCGACACGCGCGTGGTGGACGTGCTGGAGACGGTTTACGGCGCGCGCGACGAGCATTGGGAGGCCTACGAGATGTCCGAGAAGCTGGTGGACGTGGAGCACCATTTCTCGCTCTGGCGCTTCCGCCACATGAAGACCGTCGAGCGCATCATCGGCTTCAAGCGCGGCACCGGTGGATCGTCCGGCGTGCAGTACCTGCGCTCGGGTGTGGACATGCGCTTGTTCCCGGAGCTCATCGACGTGCGCACCCGCCTGTAG
- the maiA gene encoding maleylacetoacetate isomerase → MKLYTYWRSSAAYRLRIALNLKGIAFESVSVNLAPAVSEQHSPAYAQINVEGRVPALEIDGQTLTQSLAILDYLEERYPDPPLLPTEPLARARARALAQLVACDIHPLNNVAVLGYLKKELGSDADAVNAWYQHWIHRGFAPLESRLAAAGQPFCAGEQPGLADCVLVPQVYNAVRFACDMAAYPTIRAINERCLALPAFDAARPEVQPDATPS, encoded by the coding sequence GTGAAGCTGTACACCTACTGGCGCTCGAGCGCGGCCTACCGCCTGCGCATCGCCCTGAACTTGAAGGGCATCGCCTTCGAGTCCGTGAGCGTCAATCTGGCGCCCGCGGTGTCGGAGCAGCATTCCCCCGCCTACGCCCAGATCAACGTGGAAGGGCGCGTGCCCGCCCTCGAGATCGATGGGCAGACGCTCACCCAGTCCCTGGCAATCCTGGACTACCTGGAGGAGCGTTACCCGGATCCTCCCCTGCTGCCCACCGAGCCCTTGGCGCGGGCGCGGGCGCGGGCGCTCGCGCAGCTCGTCGCCTGCGATATCCACCCGCTGAACAACGTCGCCGTGCTCGGGTACCTAAAGAAGGAGCTAGGATCCGACGCCGACGCGGTCAACGCGTGGTACCAACACTGGATTCACCGCGGCTTTGCGCCCCTCGAGTCGCGGCTGGCCGCGGCAGGGCAGCCGTTCTGCGCCGGCGAGCAGCCGGGGCTCGCCGATTGCGTGCTCGTGCCGCAGGTGTACAACGCCGTGCGCTTTGCTTGCGATATGGCGGCCTACCCGACGATACGGGCCATCAACGAGCGTTGCCTTGCGCTTCCCGCCTTCGATGCGGCGCGCCCAGAGGTGCAGCCGGACGCGACGCCGTCGTAG